From a region of the Castanea sativa cultivar Marrone di Chiusa Pesio chromosome 10, ASM4071231v1 genome:
- the LOC142614183 gene encoding protein TIFY 8 isoform X3 produces MTAEQHTMPNNNAVANTNTTVQNQNQNQTQQQPHQQELVLANTDTNKHPMFHDFLGMKKPTDSQVGFPHKATAAADSPQASASLGASSGGPRGPISTTSDLGSVERQVVKGIPLYSARSDNSGPEMSNRIAGSKRSNPESALMASSRDGVFNLDHDSIENSHLMKLLRNGAGGERHRRSNDDEMFFGMHPLRPSSASLAFQPPTGSRIDGNVSKWERPISMNVGSAVQYPPRGGQFAPILHQVPSNRFRDANAGPSTISQSAADEGSRTGIKGPGILSSINASGGASERNSSGMLPIGNRQKSGTNVLEPESSAPPRLGLTSPSRQMTIFYGGQAHVFDDVHPNKADVIMALAGSNGGSWSTTYSPKSTVRPTGESSMPGGDNETGMANNMAVSQEYRRLSAAGISNHGVGSGDRISTPSGGHQGSIVVKDPSNTVQAAELNPEAKREP; encoded by the exons ATGACGGCTGAGCAGCACACTATGCCCAACAACAATGCCGTTGCTAATACCAACACTACagtccaaaaccaaaaccaaaaccaaacccaacaacaACCACATCAACAAGAATTAGTATTGGCTAATACTGATACTAACAAGCACCCAATGTTCCATGACTTTCTGGGCATGAAAAAGCCCACCGATTCCCAAGTGGGCTTTCCCCACAAAGCCACAGCGGCCGCCGACTCTCCTCAGGCCTCGGCTTCTCTTGGTGCTTCCTCCGGTGGTCCCCGTGGACCCATCTCCACCACCTCTGATCTGGGTTCCG TAGAAAGACAGGTTGTAAAGGGGATTCCTCTATATAGCGCAAGGAGTGATAATTCTGGGCCTGAGATGAGTAACAGGATAGCAGGAAGTAAGCGAAGTAATCCTGAGTCTGCTCTTATGGCTTCATCCAGAGATGGGGTTTTTAACTTGGATCATGATTCCATTGAGAATTCTCATTTGATGAAG TTGCTCCGAAATGGAGCTGGGGGAGAGCGACATAGAAGGTCCAATGATGATGAAATGTTCTTTGGTATGCATCCACTAAGGCCAAGTTCTGCTTCTCTTGCATTTCAGCCTCCCACTGGCAGTAGAATCGATGGTAATGTTTCCAAGTGGGAACGGCCTATTTCTATGAATGTTGGCTCCGCAGTACAATACCCTCCGCGTGGGGGTCAATTTGCACCTATCCTGCATCAGGTACCTTCAAACAGATTCAGGGATGCCAATGCCGGTCCTTCAACTATCTCTCAATCAGCAGCTGATGAGGGATCTAGAACTGGAATTAAAGGCCCTGGAATTTTGAGTTCCATCAATGCCTCTGGTGGCGCCTCTGAGAGAAACTCATCTGGCATGCTGCCGATTGGCAACAGACAGAAGTCTGGGACTAATGTTTTAGAGCCAGAATCTTCTGCTCCTCCAAG ACTTGGCTTAACATCTCCTAGTCGTCAGATGACTATATTTTATGGCGGCCAAGCTCATGTTTTTGACGATGTCCATCCCAACAAG GCAGACGTTATAATGGCCTTAGCTGGATCAAATGGAGGATCTTGGTCAACAACCTACTCACCCAAATCTACTGTGAGGCCAACTGGTGAAAGTAGCATGCCAGGTGGAGACAATGAAACAGGTATGGCAAATAATATGGCAGTTTCACAGGAATATCGGAGGTTATCTGCCGCTGGGATTTCTAATCATGGAGTTGGCTCTGGTGATCGGATATCAACGCCATCAG GGGGACATCAAGGCAGTATTGTAGTAAAAGATCCAAGCAACACCGTTCAAGCAGCAGAACTCAATCCCGAAGCAAAAAGAGAGCCATGA
- the LOC142614183 gene encoding protein TIFY 8 isoform X1: MTAEQHTMPNNNAVANTNTTVQNQNQNQTQQQPHQQELVLANTDTNKHPMFHDFLGMKKPTDSQVGFPHKATAAADSPQASASLGASSGGPRGPISTTSDLGSVERQVVKGIPLYSARSDNSGPEMSNRIAGSKRSNPESALMASSRDGVFNLDHDSIENSHLMKLLRNGAGGERHRRSNDDEMFFGMHPLRPSSASLAFQPPTGSRIDGNVSKWERPISMNVGSAVQYPPRGGQFAPILHQVPSNRFRDANAGPSTISQSAADEGSRTGIKGPGILSSINASGGASERNSSGMLPIGNRQKSGTNVLEPESSAPPSRLGLTSPSRQMTIFYGGQAHVFDDVHPNKADVIMALAGSNGGSWSTTYSPKSTVRPTGESSMPGGDNETGMANNMAVSQEYRRLSAAGISNHGVGSGDRISTPSGGHQGSIVVKDPSNTVQAAELNPEAKREP; encoded by the exons ATGACGGCTGAGCAGCACACTATGCCCAACAACAATGCCGTTGCTAATACCAACACTACagtccaaaaccaaaaccaaaaccaaacccaacaacaACCACATCAACAAGAATTAGTATTGGCTAATACTGATACTAACAAGCACCCAATGTTCCATGACTTTCTGGGCATGAAAAAGCCCACCGATTCCCAAGTGGGCTTTCCCCACAAAGCCACAGCGGCCGCCGACTCTCCTCAGGCCTCGGCTTCTCTTGGTGCTTCCTCCGGTGGTCCCCGTGGACCCATCTCCACCACCTCTGATCTGGGTTCCG TAGAAAGACAGGTTGTAAAGGGGATTCCTCTATATAGCGCAAGGAGTGATAATTCTGGGCCTGAGATGAGTAACAGGATAGCAGGAAGTAAGCGAAGTAATCCTGAGTCTGCTCTTATGGCTTCATCCAGAGATGGGGTTTTTAACTTGGATCATGATTCCATTGAGAATTCTCATTTGATGAAG TTGCTCCGAAATGGAGCTGGGGGAGAGCGACATAGAAGGTCCAATGATGATGAAATGTTCTTTGGTATGCATCCACTAAGGCCAAGTTCTGCTTCTCTTGCATTTCAGCCTCCCACTGGCAGTAGAATCGATGGTAATGTTTCCAAGTGGGAACGGCCTATTTCTATGAATGTTGGCTCCGCAGTACAATACCCTCCGCGTGGGGGTCAATTTGCACCTATCCTGCATCAGGTACCTTCAAACAGATTCAGGGATGCCAATGCCGGTCCTTCAACTATCTCTCAATCAGCAGCTGATGAGGGATCTAGAACTGGAATTAAAGGCCCTGGAATTTTGAGTTCCATCAATGCCTCTGGTGGCGCCTCTGAGAGAAACTCATCTGGCATGCTGCCGATTGGCAACAGACAGAAGTCTGGGACTAATGTTTTAGAGCCAGAATCTTCTGCTCCTCCAAG TAGACTTGGCTTAACATCTCCTAGTCGTCAGATGACTATATTTTATGGCGGCCAAGCTCATGTTTTTGACGATGTCCATCCCAACAAG GCAGACGTTATAATGGCCTTAGCTGGATCAAATGGAGGATCTTGGTCAACAACCTACTCACCCAAATCTACTGTGAGGCCAACTGGTGAAAGTAGCATGCCAGGTGGAGACAATGAAACAGGTATGGCAAATAATATGGCAGTTTCACAGGAATATCGGAGGTTATCTGCCGCTGGGATTTCTAATCATGGAGTTGGCTCTGGTGATCGGATATCAACGCCATCAG GGGGACATCAAGGCAGTATTGTAGTAAAAGATCCAAGCAACACCGTTCAAGCAGCAGAACTCAATCCCGAAGCAAAAAGAGAGCCATGA
- the LOC142614183 gene encoding protein TIFY 8 isoform X2: MTAEQHTMPNNNAVANTNTTVQNQNQNQTQQQPHQQELVLANTDTNKHPMFHDFLGMKKPTDSQVGFPHKATAAADSPQASASLGASSGGPRGPISTTSDLGSERQVVKGIPLYSARSDNSGPEMSNRIAGSKRSNPESALMASSRDGVFNLDHDSIENSHLMKLLRNGAGGERHRRSNDDEMFFGMHPLRPSSASLAFQPPTGSRIDGNVSKWERPISMNVGSAVQYPPRGGQFAPILHQVPSNRFRDANAGPSTISQSAADEGSRTGIKGPGILSSINASGGASERNSSGMLPIGNRQKSGTNVLEPESSAPPSRLGLTSPSRQMTIFYGGQAHVFDDVHPNKADVIMALAGSNGGSWSTTYSPKSTVRPTGESSMPGGDNETGMANNMAVSQEYRRLSAAGISNHGVGSGDRISTPSGGHQGSIVVKDPSNTVQAAELNPEAKREP, from the exons ATGACGGCTGAGCAGCACACTATGCCCAACAACAATGCCGTTGCTAATACCAACACTACagtccaaaaccaaaaccaaaaccaaacccaacaacaACCACATCAACAAGAATTAGTATTGGCTAATACTGATACTAACAAGCACCCAATGTTCCATGACTTTCTGGGCATGAAAAAGCCCACCGATTCCCAAGTGGGCTTTCCCCACAAAGCCACAGCGGCCGCCGACTCTCCTCAGGCCTCGGCTTCTCTTGGTGCTTCCTCCGGTGGTCCCCGTGGACCCATCTCCACCACCTCTGATCTGGGTTCCG AAAGACAGGTTGTAAAGGGGATTCCTCTATATAGCGCAAGGAGTGATAATTCTGGGCCTGAGATGAGTAACAGGATAGCAGGAAGTAAGCGAAGTAATCCTGAGTCTGCTCTTATGGCTTCATCCAGAGATGGGGTTTTTAACTTGGATCATGATTCCATTGAGAATTCTCATTTGATGAAG TTGCTCCGAAATGGAGCTGGGGGAGAGCGACATAGAAGGTCCAATGATGATGAAATGTTCTTTGGTATGCATCCACTAAGGCCAAGTTCTGCTTCTCTTGCATTTCAGCCTCCCACTGGCAGTAGAATCGATGGTAATGTTTCCAAGTGGGAACGGCCTATTTCTATGAATGTTGGCTCCGCAGTACAATACCCTCCGCGTGGGGGTCAATTTGCACCTATCCTGCATCAGGTACCTTCAAACAGATTCAGGGATGCCAATGCCGGTCCTTCAACTATCTCTCAATCAGCAGCTGATGAGGGATCTAGAACTGGAATTAAAGGCCCTGGAATTTTGAGTTCCATCAATGCCTCTGGTGGCGCCTCTGAGAGAAACTCATCTGGCATGCTGCCGATTGGCAACAGACAGAAGTCTGGGACTAATGTTTTAGAGCCAGAATCTTCTGCTCCTCCAAG TAGACTTGGCTTAACATCTCCTAGTCGTCAGATGACTATATTTTATGGCGGCCAAGCTCATGTTTTTGACGATGTCCATCCCAACAAG GCAGACGTTATAATGGCCTTAGCTGGATCAAATGGAGGATCTTGGTCAACAACCTACTCACCCAAATCTACTGTGAGGCCAACTGGTGAAAGTAGCATGCCAGGTGGAGACAATGAAACAGGTATGGCAAATAATATGGCAGTTTCACAGGAATATCGGAGGTTATCTGCCGCTGGGATTTCTAATCATGGAGTTGGCTCTGGTGATCGGATATCAACGCCATCAG GGGGACATCAAGGCAGTATTGTAGTAAAAGATCCAAGCAACACCGTTCAAGCAGCAGAACTCAATCCCGAAGCAAAAAGAGAGCCATGA